AGCCGCTTTGCAGAGGAagccccccgcgccggcgatgGCGGCATCCGCGTGGAAGAGAGAACTGACATGGGCGAGCGCTACCTCGTTGACCTCACCACGGGCGAAAAAGTCATCCCCGGATCCCGCCGCCCAGACGGCACCTACAGAAAGGAAATTCGAGTCCGCGCCGGGTACACGCCTCTGGtaagaaaaaaagagaaaataTGCACATACAGGGCAATGCGGGGCGCCACTCGCGACAGAAACGGAAGGTCTGGGTCCGCCTAGACATGCGTGTGTGGACTAGCACTCCAGCCGCGCAAAACGAGCGTGAGAGGTAACATGACACATCTAGATGTCCACTCTCCCTCTGGATAATACAGGAGAGACGGCTTCATTGACAGGccgatatatacatatctatatataggTATTTTTACAAACAGtgtatttgtatgtatatatgtactgATGTAAgccaacatatatataggcaCAGAGGAGAGGGGATGGCCTCGTCCGtcggcgcgcttcgcctttcGCTGTAAAATTGAACCGCGATCCAGGGCTGAATACCTCCAATCGATTTAACCAAGCTGGATTCCGCGTGACATTTACCAAAGGTTCACATCAACtgcctttttctggggagcATCTTTTCACGTCTGTGCACGTACATGCATGGCGCGAGCGTCGGCCGGGAAGAGAGGGCCCAGAGGCTCGGAGCCGTCTCCGCGGGTGAAGGCAAGCGTGAGGCGAGACACTCAGCGAGCTACAAGTCACGGCGGAAGAGTTGCAGCGTACAGCCGAGAGCCAAGCTGGGCAGTGGAGTCGCTTTTTCCCCCCCTCTGCGCGGGATCTCCATTCGAGagtccgcctcgtcggcttGTGTCTTTCATGCAAACATGCCCTGCCTTAttgcgcctgcgcgtttGCTCTGCAGGATGAACGTCGGACGTTTcagacgcggcagcagctctcgAGGAACGAGCGCcaggcgaccggcgcgcgcggaggcgtgccTGGCGCCACCTTCGCGGGCTTCCCTCCGGGGtacgcgccgccggccgccggcgcgtccccCAACAGCAAGTCGCCGGGGAGCGCGGCTGCCAAGAAGACTCGGAAGGGCGgtgacgaggagaagaagagggagcaGAGAGCAGAGGACTCCCAcgacgcgaagaaagcagcggacgcggaggcaaaACTCGCCGGGCAAGGCGTAGACGCGCTGACCCAAGGCATGCAGGACTtgagcgtccgcggcggccacgCCGACAAAAACCCAGAGGCTTCAGAGAGCGACACTCTTAAGAAAAAGTGAGTCTCGTGATGCCTAGACAAGAGGacgcgggggggcgggggggcgcgACCACAGTCGGTTGACCCATCACTCACGGCCCCCTCGCCCTCAACTGTAGTTCGCGATCCATCTGACTCCAAGAAGCGTCCGCATAGAGGCCAGCGCGCCCCATTTCCGCGGCAGTCGAACCCCTGAGACGCGACTGCTTGAGAGGGAACTAAAGATGAATCAAACTGCCGCGTTCGCCCACGAgcctgtcgcctcttcgcgtAGGTGTTGGCAGCCCGTTTGCATGTAGATTTAGCTTCATTTCGGCAGCCGCGTGCACATGTCTCGCTGTTGTGTCTCGGGAATCTGCATTCTGCAGAGTGAGGAacctgaagaagaagctcaAGGAG
Above is a window of Besnoitia besnoiti strain Bb-Ger1 chromosome Unknown contig00007, whole genome shotgun sequence DNA encoding:
- a CDS encoding mago binding protein (encoded by transcript BESB_073060), translating into MRRFPGGRGGESPTSRGARTPSRFAEEAPRAGDGGIRVEERTDMGERYLVDLTTGEKVIPGSRRPDGTYRKEIRVRAGYTPLDERRTFQTRQQLSRNERQATGARGGVPGATFAGFPPGYAPPAAGASPNSKSPGSAAAKKTRKGGDEEKKREQRAEDSHDAKKAADAEAKLAGQGVDALTQGMQDLSVRGGHADKNPEASESDTLKKKVRNLKKKLKEIEALQQKVKDCQALGAEQMAKLQRKSEVETELSEAERRLAELEKQ